The following proteins come from a genomic window of Sesamum indicum cultivar Zhongzhi No. 13 linkage group LG10, S_indicum_v1.0, whole genome shotgun sequence:
- the LOC105172549 gene encoding uncharacterized protein LOC105172549, producing the protein MRTTYYNTVPRVEDQWPIRKALTLSDVDITHPFLTLSRQQVETHIVVYMTPQQQEHLQAEGQVSLSAQDDDTGDMYSMKLKWRGSYYNLIGKWGKVVRGKGLDVGQEIRLRWFNGCLHFSVPQQQIVAIPQPTRPVAAPLVQDHWPIRKVLTSSDVDPNHPFLPLPRKSVEEHILLHWVPQERERLRKEEHVSINARDYDTGDTHGMKLKWRGNYYNLIGKWGNIIRHKGLGVGQEIRLRWANNCLYFSVPEERHVATASGHDNWPVRKALTLSDVDTNHPFLTLPGKAVEDHILFYWTQQAREQLRNEHQVGINARDDDTGDVYVMKLKWRGSYYNLIGKWGKIIREKNLQVGREIGLRWDNGCLIFSVPQ; encoded by the coding sequence ATGAGGACAACATACTACAATACTGTACCTCGGGTGGAGGATCAGTGGCCTATCAGAAAAGCACTCACACTCTCTGATGTTGATATCACCCATCCTTTTCTAACATTGTCGCGGCAACAAGTTGAAACTCATATAGTGGTGTACATGACACCTCAACAGCAAGAACATTTACAAGCTGAAGGACAAGTGAGTCTTAGTGCTCAGGATGATGATACTGGAGATATGTATTCAATGAAATTGAAGTGGCGTGGTAGCTACTATAATCTCATTGGAAAATGGGGAAAAGTTGTTCGTGGAAAGGGGCTTGATGTTGGGCAGGAAATTAGACTACGGTGGTTTAATGGTTGCTTACACTTCTCAGTTCCTCAACAGCAGATTGTTGCAATACCACAACCAACCCGACCTGTTGCAGCACCGTTGGTGCAGGACCACTGGCCTATTAGAAAGGTCTTAACATCGTCTGATGTTGATCCTAATCATCCCTTTCTTCCATTGCCTCGTAAATCAGTTGAAGAACATATTCTTCTGCACTGGGTGCCTCAAGAAAGGGAAAGATTGAGAAAGGAAGAGCATGTGTCTATAAATGCTCGAGATTATGATACAGGTGATACTCATGGGATGAAATTGAAATGGCGCGGCAATTATTACAACCTTATTGGGAAATGGGGGAATATAATTAGACATAAAGGTCTTGGTGTTGGACAAGAAATCAGATTACGTTGGGCAAATAATTGCTTATACTTCTCAGTTCCAGAGGAGCGTCATGTTGCAACAGCATCTGGACATGATAATTGGCCTGTAAGGAAAGCTCTGACATTGTCGGATGTGGACACCAATCACCCATTCCTCACTTTGCCAGGCAAAGCAGTAGAAGATCACATTCTCTTCTACTGGACGCAACAAGCTCGGGAGCAATTGAGGAATGAGCATCAAGTTGGTATCAATGCTCGAGACGATGATACAGGAGATGTGTAtgtaatgaaattgaaatggcGTGGAAGTTATTACAATTTGATTGGTAAATGGGGTAAAATTATCAGAGAGAAGAACCTGCAAGTTGGGAGAGAGATTGGATTACGCTGGGATAATGGATGCTTGATCTTTTCAGTTCCTCAATGA